The following nucleotide sequence is from Leptolyngbya sp. SIO1E4.
TGGTATAACCCGATCGCCATCAAAGCCATCCACTTACTGCTTTAGAACAATTAGGTGAATACACGGGGACTCAACTTGTTGTAGAGTTTGCCAGAGAAAGCCCTTGTATCCTTAACTACAACGAGATAGGGTAATTTCTTCGATTGCTTATGTGAGTCTTCGTGAGTCTATGCAGCCCGCCCTTAAAGCCCCCCCGTCTCCCCTACGCTTACCCAAACGTCCCCGTCATCGCTGGCTTCGGTATTGTGCAATTGTTATCGCGATCGCCGTGCTCGTCTCCACTTGGGAGCCTTACCTCTGGTCTAACCGCTACCGGGTTCCGTGGGTCTTTGGCGAAGTCGTCTATAAAGTGCAAACCCCAGACAAGGTGGTTGCCCTCACCTTTGATGATGGCCCTGACCCCCGCTACACCGAGCAAATTTCTCAACTTCTGGTCGATGCCGGGGTTCGCAGCACCTTCTTTGTCATGGGCCGCCATGCCGAACAGCACCCAGAACTGATCGACACCCTCATTCAGCACGGTCACGAATTGGGTAATCACACCTGGAACCACCCCAGCCTCCGCCTAACTCCCCCCAACAGAATTCGTGCAGAACTAGAATCAACCGATCGCCTGTTGCGAGAACACGGCTATCAGCAGCCCATCCCCTTTCGAGCCCCCTATGGCCATAGCTGGTTTGTGCTGCCCCAGATCCTTAAGCAGCGGCAGCAATCTAACATCCTGTGGACCGTGCAGCTCAATGACTGGAAGCCTGAGCGCCCAGACGTCATGATGGATTTATTGGAGCCTAAATTTGACAACGGGGCCATTATCTTGCTCCATGATGGGGATGGAGAGTCTGAAGGCGCCGATCGCGCCAACACCGTTGAAGTGGTTAAGCTGATTTTAGAGAAGTATATTCCCCAGGGATATCAATTCGTCACCGTCTCAGAACTCCTGACCCATGGAAACCCTCTGCCCTATCAGTAGGCGATTTTCCAGCCAGTTCTTAACCTGCTCTTGATGGACGCCTTGACGGTGATCCCACAAGATTAATACCGTAGGTATTTATGCTCTCTTAAAACTCTTTTTAAGATATCCAGGTCAAGAACCGCTTCCAACTCCATCCGCTTTTGTCCACACTCGTTCGCTAAAAGGCACCCACCTATGACGACTTCCTTCCCCATCGATCTCGGCGCATACCAACGCATCACCTTAGATCCCGCCGTGCCGACCCTGACTGATGAGCAACGGTCTGCCCTCAAGGCCAATATTGAACTCTGCCGCGATGCGATCGTGTTCTTTACCGCTACCGGTGCCGCGAGAGGGGTCGGCGGTCATACGGGTGGCCCCTACGACACCGTGCCTGAGGTGATGATCCTGGACGCACTTTTC
It contains:
- a CDS encoding polysaccharide deacetylase family protein, whose amino-acid sequence is MQPALKAPPSPLRLPKRPRHRWLRYCAIVIAIAVLVSTWEPYLWSNRYRVPWVFGEVVYKVQTPDKVVALTFDDGPDPRYTEQISQLLVDAGVRSTFFVMGRHAEQHPELIDTLIQHGHELGNHTWNHPSLRLTPPNRIRAELESTDRLLREHGYQQPIPFRAPYGHSWFVLPQILKQRQQSNILWTVQLNDWKPERPDVMMDLLEPKFDNGAIILLHDGDGESEGADRANTVEVVKLILEKYIPQGYQFVTVSELLTHGNPLPYQ